The DNA segment TTCATCATAACTTTCAAGGCGCACTCGCGGATCTCTGTCCGACCGGAGCCTTACTCAACAACAAGACCCTGTTCAAATCGAGAGTATGGTGGTATAAGACCGCGGAATCGATCTGTCATGGATGCAGCACCGGTTGCAATGTTACCACAAACGTGAGAGACAATAAGATGTATCGTTATATGCCTCGGATCGACGAGGAAAAGGATATGTATTTTCTCTGCGATCAGGGACGTTTTGATATCGATTGGTTAAATGAGAATCGTCTTTTCGCTTATTACAAACAAGGCAACGCTTCCGAAAGTTTGGTCGTATTGTCTGCGATTGCCGAGAAAATCATCTCTTCCAAACAAATTGCCGTTGTGGGCGGAGCCACCGAATCTTCCGAAAATTTGAAATCCATCGTTCAAGCTGCCGAGTCTTTTGGGAAATCGGTTCTTCTCGAAGTACGAGTTGATTCGGCTCAAAACAAAGAACCGGAACAAAAAGATTTTCTTATGACAACCGATTTACGACCAAACACAAAAGGGGCGGTAGAAGCCGGATTCCATTCTTCTCAAGGAATTGAGTCGATTCGCAAGTCGGTTGCATCCGGAGAAATCGATCTCGTATTTGTAATCAAAGAAAATCTGAAAGCCATCTTACCTTCCGTTCATTCAAATACAACGGTCGTGTTGCTCGAAACAAATTTGACTTCGGGAATTTCGGAAGCTGCTTATGGAGTACCGATTCAAACATTTGCCGAGCAATCCGGTTCGTTTACAAATAAGAATGGCCTGAATCAAAAATTTCAAAAAGCAATGGATCCGATCAAAGGGCTGTTAAGTTCCGGGTCCGTCTTTCAGAGGCTGGCGGAATTGGTGAAAGAATCTGCCTTTTCGGCAAAGGAGGTAAGCTCAGTTGGGAACCGTTAACGTAATTCGCGTCGCGAGTCGGAATAAACTTTCTTGGTATGAAAAGTTTTATTTTTATTCGATTGGAAAAGGCCTTTGGATCACTCTCAAACATTTTATCAAAGCCGCAATTTTAAGAGGTGCGGTGACGATCGAATTTCCCGAAAAAAAAAGAAAATACTCCACGCGTTTTCGCGGAATGCACACGATGAAACGGGATGAGCAGGGCCGAGAAAGATGTACCAGTTGTTTTTGTTGTATGTGGATCTGCCCCGCGGATGCGATTTATATCGAGGCTGGCGAAGTTTCTCCGGAAATTCAACATCTTCATCCGGAGGATAAGTTTGCCAAAAAATTTGAGATCGATCTGTTGCGCTGCATCTTTTGCGGAATGTGCGAGGAAGCTTGTCCTAAGGGAGCG comes from the Leptospira sp. WS92.C1 genome and includes:
- a CDS encoding NADH-quinone oxidoreductase subunit I — protein: MGTVNVIRVASRNKLSWYEKFYFYSIGKGLWITLKHFIKAAILRGAVTIEFPEKKRKYSTRFRGMHTMKRDEQGRERCTSCFCCMWICPADAIYIEAGEVSPEIQHLHPEDKFAKKFEIDLLRCIFCGMCEEACPKGAIYLDGPGEMATDNREDLILTKERMMQKIGGPIIGERN
- a CDS encoding 2Fe-2S iron-sulfur cluster-binding protein; protein product: MVKIKIDGIEYEVDEKKNLISAAKDIGVDIPFFCYHPKLSIVGMCRMCLIEIEGVPRLQAACNTKVTEGLSIFTKNDRIKEAREGTMEFLLANHPLDCPVCDKAGECQLQDNAFQEGKGNSRFTLEKRNVPQEEIGSNLIINHNRCIVCYRCVRFEEEIVGESNLGLFERGYHSIIGLAKNEPIHHNFQGALADLCPTGALLNNKTLFKSRVWWYKTAESICHGCSTGCNVTTNVRDNKMYRYMPRIDEEKDMYFLCDQGRFDIDWLNENRLFAYYKQGNASESLVVLSAIAEKIISSKQIAVVGGATESSENLKSIVQAAESFGKSVLLEVRVDSAQNKEPEQKDFLMTTDLRPNTKGAVEAGFHSSQGIESIRKSVASGEIDLVFVIKENLKAILPSVHSNTTVVLLETNLTSGISEAAYGVPIQTFAEQSGSFTNKNGLNQKFQKAMDPIKGLLSSGSVFQRLAELVKESAFSAKEVSSVGNR